A stretch of DNA from Acidobacteriota bacterium:
GACCAGGCGCTTGAGGCGCGCGGTTTCGGCCTCGGCCACCCGCAGTCCGAAAGGCGTCAGGCAGTAATAGCGCCTCCGCTCGTCGTCCGACTCGGGGGCGGGGCGCCGCTCCGTCTCCTTCAGCAATCCCTGTCCCATCAGCCTGCGGATGGTGCGGTAAAGATTGCCCGGCTCAAGCCTGATCTGGCCTTGCGAGCGCTCT
This window harbors:
- a CDS encoding helix-turn-helix transcriptional regulator; this translates as MRVTAEKRRPESVLPLKPVDYLVLLVLAGQDRHGYGIVQDIEERSQGQIRLEPGNLYRTIRRLMGQGLLKETERRPAPESDDERRRYYCLTPFGLRVAEAETARLKRLVRFAESHSLAEGKERA